The Mycolicibacterium smegmatis genome has a window encoding:
- a CDS encoding NAD(P)H-dependent amine dehydrogenase family protein, translating to MAIRVAHVGTGNVGRLALAGLLTNPRHELVALSVSTEAKVGRDAGELAGLDLRTGVTATAGLDAVIDAKPDCAVYCAMGDTRGPDAIADVVRLLAAGINVVGSAPVVLQFPWKLMPGKYIAGIEEAAAAGGSSLFITGVDPGFANDLIPFALAGTCQSIEQVRCMEIADYATYDGATVMFDVMGFGKPLDHTPILFQPGVLSIAWGTSIRQLAAGLGIEIDDITEVCEKEPAPGDFEIAAGHVAKGSVAALRFEIRGMVAGEPVIVIEHVTRLRGDLRPDWPQPAQPGGSYRVEIVGEPSYAVDICPTSRKGDHNHAAIVAAAGRIVNAIPDVVAAPPGIRTTLDMPLVTGKGLYKPA from the coding sequence ATGGCCATTCGCGTCGCTCACGTCGGAACCGGGAACGTCGGCCGTCTGGCTCTCGCGGGGTTGCTCACCAACCCCCGTCACGAACTGGTCGCGCTGAGTGTCTCGACCGAGGCCAAGGTGGGCAGGGACGCGGGCGAGCTTGCCGGGCTGGATCTTCGCACCGGCGTCACGGCCACCGCGGGACTGGACGCGGTGATCGACGCCAAGCCGGATTGCGCGGTGTACTGCGCTATGGGCGACACTCGCGGCCCCGACGCGATCGCCGATGTGGTGCGCCTGCTGGCGGCGGGGATCAACGTCGTGGGCTCGGCACCCGTGGTGCTGCAGTTCCCGTGGAAGCTCATGCCCGGCAAGTACATCGCCGGTATCGAGGAGGCCGCGGCGGCAGGCGGTTCGAGCCTGTTCATCACGGGGGTCGACCCAGGCTTCGCCAACGATCTGATCCCGTTCGCGCTCGCGGGCACGTGTCAGAGCATCGAGCAGGTGCGCTGCATGGAGATCGCCGACTATGCGACATACGACGGCGCCACGGTCATGTTCGACGTCATGGGTTTCGGCAAGCCGCTGGACCACACGCCCATCCTGTTCCAGCCGGGGGTGCTGTCCATCGCGTGGGGCACCTCGATCCGCCAACTCGCGGCGGGACTCGGCATCGAGATCGACGACATCACCGAGGTGTGTGAGAAAGAGCCCGCCCCAGGGGATTTCGAGATCGCGGCCGGGCATGTCGCGAAGGGCTCTGTGGCCGCGCTGCGGTTCGAGATCCGCGGCATGGTCGCCGGTGAACCGGTGATCGTCATCGAGCACGTCACACGCCTACGCGGGGACCTGCGTCCGGACTGGCCCCAGCCCGCCCAGCCGGGTGGGTCCTACCGGGTCGAGATCGTCGGCGAGCCGTCCTATGCGGTAGACATCTGCCCCACGAGCCGCAAGGGCGACCACAACCACGCCGCGATCGTGGCGGCGGCCGGGCGGATCGTGAACGCCATTCCAGACGTGGTCGCCGCTCCCCCGGGCATCCGCACGACACTCGACATGCCGCTGGTCACCGGCAAGGGACTGTACAAGCCTGCCTGA
- a CDS encoding peroxidase-related enzyme (This protein belongs to a clade of uncharacterized proteins related to peroxidases such as the alkylhydroperoxidase AhpD.) has protein sequence MTATTDAPSTLTPARISRLRVPELEELQNANVRGFFTRQQREEGLTSNWFRALSLNEDDLGRLNGYLLPILGADGRGGLTAREREVIATVVSGENRCAYCHTNHANKLGKVAGDWSFGQRVAIDHTQVAELTERERALGDLAVLVNNHPQQIRGEDFDRLRRLGLDDHLILEAISIAAFIGATNRIGIALSVPPNPEYTGIPQ, from the coding sequence ATGACTGCCACCACCGATGCACCATCGACCCTCACCCCGGCGCGCATCTCGCGGCTGCGGGTGCCCGAACTCGAGGAACTCCAGAACGCGAACGTGCGAGGGTTCTTCACCCGCCAGCAGCGCGAGGAAGGGTTGACCTCCAACTGGTTCCGCGCACTGTCACTCAACGAGGACGATCTGGGCCGCCTGAACGGCTATCTGCTGCCCATCCTGGGCGCGGACGGGCGCGGCGGGCTGACCGCCCGTGAACGCGAGGTGATCGCGACCGTGGTGTCCGGGGAGAACCGGTGCGCGTACTGCCACACCAACCACGCCAACAAGCTCGGCAAGGTCGCCGGCGACTGGTCGTTCGGCCAGCGCGTCGCGATCGACCACACCCAGGTCGCCGAACTCACCGAGCGCGAGCGTGCGCTGGGTGACCTGGCCGTGCTGGTCAACAACCACCCCCAGCAGATCCGCGGCGAGGACTTCGACCGATTGCGGCGACTCGGCCTCGACGACCACCTCATTCTCGAGGCGATCTCGATCGCGGCGTTCATCGGCGCGACCAACCGCATCGGCATCGCGCTGTCGGTGCCGCCGAACCCCGAGTACACAGGAATTCCGCAGTGA
- a CDS encoding glucose 1-dehydrogenase gives MGRVAGKVALISGGARGMGAAHARALVAEGAKVVIGDILDDEGAALAAELGDAARYVHLDVTQAEDWDTAVATATTDFGLLNVLINNAGIVALGAIGKFDMTKWQNVIDVNLTGTFLGMQASVGAMKAAGGGSIINVSSIEGLRGAPMVHPYVASKWAVRGLTKSAALELGAHQIRVNSIHPGFIRTPMTEHFPDDMLRIPLGRPGEVDEVSSFVVFLASDESRYATGAEFVMDGGLVNDVPHKL, from the coding sequence ATGGGACGGGTAGCCGGAAAAGTTGCATTGATCAGTGGCGGTGCGCGTGGCATGGGCGCGGCCCACGCCAGGGCCCTGGTCGCCGAGGGCGCCAAGGTTGTCATCGGCGACATCCTGGATGACGAAGGTGCCGCACTCGCCGCCGAATTGGGCGACGCCGCCCGCTACGTGCACCTCGACGTCACGCAGGCCGAGGACTGGGATACCGCCGTCGCCACCGCGACCACCGACTTCGGTCTGCTCAACGTGCTGATCAACAATGCGGGCATCGTGGCGCTCGGCGCGATCGGCAAATTCGACATGACCAAGTGGCAGAACGTCATCGACGTCAACCTCACGGGAACCTTCTTGGGCATGCAGGCGTCGGTGGGCGCCATGAAGGCCGCAGGCGGCGGATCGATCATCAACGTGTCCTCGATCGAGGGTCTGCGCGGTGCGCCCATGGTGCACCCCTATGTCGCCTCGAAGTGGGCAGTGCGCGGCCTGACCAAATCGGCCGCGCTCGAACTCGGCGCGCATCAGATCCGCGTGAACTCGATCCACCCCGGCTTCATCCGCACCCCGATGACCGAGCATTTTCCCGACGACATGTTGCGGATCCCGCTGGGCCGCCCCGGCGAGGTCGACGAGGTCTCCAGCTTCGTGGTGTTCCTGGCCAGCGACGAGTCCCGTTACGCCACCGGAGCGGAGTTCGTGATGGACGGCGGTCTGGTCAACGACGTTCCGCACAAGCTCTGA
- a CDS encoding VOC family protein gives MTPNPGDARPELVVNDIAAVVATGRFDEALAWYGCIFGREPDLRPVAGVAEWQLTATAWLQLITDEARAGRTAVRFGVTDLADTRAALAGRGLIAAAEPRVIADLVAVLEITDPDGNEVSFVQELT, from the coding sequence ATGACTCCGAACCCGGGCGATGCCAGGCCCGAACTGGTGGTCAACGACATCGCCGCGGTGGTCGCCACGGGCAGGTTCGACGAGGCGCTGGCCTGGTACGGCTGCATCTTCGGCCGTGAACCCGATCTGCGTCCGGTGGCGGGCGTGGCCGAATGGCAACTGACCGCGACGGCCTGGCTGCAGCTCATCACCGACGAGGCCAGGGCCGGACGGACAGCGGTGCGTTTCGGCGTCACCGACCTGGCCGACACCCGCGCCGCACTCGCGGGTCGCGGCCTGATCGCCGCGGCCGAACCGCGGGTGATCGCCGATTTGGTCGCGGTTCTCGAGATCACCGACCCCGACGGCAACGAAGTGTCATTCGTCCAGGAGCTCACCTGA
- a CDS encoding dopamine receptor D4 codes for MRHKLIERTVVCLAAGGGVGLSVLLGAPAALADPEPSPPTPVVAEEGTPHLASPDNLPPGTSEVPVGPPQGRTMSYLREIWHAMQTQDVSFNEALFLLTQRPLDPGTPPPAGLAPGPQPPAPAAPVVPPPAAPVAAPVAPAP; via the coding sequence GTGCGACACAAGCTCATCGAGCGCACAGTTGTGTGCCTGGCTGCCGGCGGGGGTGTCGGCCTGAGCGTGCTGCTGGGGGCGCCCGCGGCGCTGGCCGATCCGGAGCCCTCGCCGCCGACGCCCGTGGTCGCCGAGGAGGGCACACCGCATCTGGCCAGCCCCGACAACCTGCCGCCGGGAACGTCGGAGGTTCCGGTCGGGCCGCCGCAGGGCCGCACCATGTCGTATCTGCGTGAGATCTGGCATGCCATGCAGACCCAGGACGTCAGCTTCAACGAGGCGCTGTTCCTGCTGACTCAGCGCCCACTCGACCCGGGCACACCGCCACCCGCGGGTCTGGCGCCGGGACCCCAGCCACCTGCGCCGGCAGCGCCGGTCGTGCCGCCGCCGGCCGCCCCCGTCGCCGCACCAGTGGCGCCCGCGCCCTGA
- a CDS encoding molybdopterin-dependent oxidoreductase: MTSGTATDATGTEWHHTACILCECNCGIVVQVENRTLAKIRGDKDHPASRGYTCNKALRLDHYQNSAGRPTTPMRRRPDGEFEPVDWDTAIAEVAEGFQRIAKTYGGERIFYYGGGGQGNHLGGAYSGAFLRALGSRYRSNALAQEKTGEAWVDAHLYGGHTRGELEHAEVSVFVGKNPWMSQSFPRARVVLNEIARDPARSMIVIDPVLTETAALADHHLRVRPGTDAWCLAALAAVLVQENLCDEEFLTQHVHGADAVREVLRDVDIAENARRCGVAEEQIRAAARRIGRATSVSVFEDLGVQQAPNSTLCSYLDKLLWILTGNFAKPGGQHLHSTFAPLFGKSGVGRTPVTGAPVIAGLVPSNVVPEEILTDHPDRFRAMIVESSNPAHSVADSARVRAALQELELLVVIDVAMTETARLADYVLPAATQFEKAEATFFNLEFPHNTFHLRHRLFEPLQGTLPEPEIWARLVRALGVVDEAELQPLRRAAEAGLAEFTAAFFTAVASNPTLSKVLPFVLYETLGPALPDGMAGAAALWGLAQKTAMTYPDAVRRAGHADGNALFEAILANPAGVTFTVHEYAEDFTLIDHPDHKIALEIPEMLDEIRALRNQQAPLTSSEFPIVLSAGERRAYTANDIIRDPAWRRRDPDGALRVSPHDAEELGLADGGRARITTAAGTAVARVEISDAMLPGHASLPNGLGLDYRDGDRVVVPGVAPNALTSTEWRDPYAGTPWHKHVPARLEAV; encoded by the coding sequence ATGACCTCAGGTACGGCCACAGACGCGACCGGCACCGAGTGGCACCACACGGCCTGCATCCTGTGTGAGTGCAACTGCGGCATCGTCGTACAGGTCGAGAACCGCACGCTGGCGAAGATCCGTGGCGACAAGGACCATCCGGCATCGCGCGGCTACACGTGCAACAAGGCGCTGCGCCTGGACCACTATCAGAACAGCGCAGGACGGCCCACCACGCCGATGCGGCGCAGGCCCGACGGCGAGTTCGAACCCGTCGACTGGGACACCGCGATCGCCGAGGTGGCAGAGGGTTTCCAGCGGATCGCGAAAACATATGGCGGAGAGCGCATCTTCTATTACGGCGGAGGTGGTCAGGGCAACCACCTGGGCGGCGCGTACAGCGGGGCGTTCCTCAGGGCACTCGGGTCGCGGTACCGCTCCAACGCCCTGGCGCAGGAGAAGACCGGCGAGGCCTGGGTCGACGCGCACCTCTACGGCGGGCACACCCGCGGCGAGCTCGAGCACGCCGAGGTGTCGGTGTTCGTCGGCAAGAATCCGTGGATGTCGCAGAGCTTTCCGCGCGCCCGGGTGGTGCTCAACGAGATCGCCAGGGACCCTGCGCGCTCGATGATCGTCATCGATCCGGTGCTCACCGAGACCGCCGCGCTCGCCGACCATCACCTGCGTGTGCGTCCCGGCACCGATGCGTGGTGCCTGGCCGCGCTCGCTGCGGTGCTGGTGCAGGAAAACCTGTGCGACGAAGAGTTTCTCACCCAACACGTCCACGGCGCCGACGCCGTACGCGAGGTGCTGCGTGACGTCGACATCGCCGAGAACGCACGGCGCTGCGGGGTCGCCGAGGAGCAGATCCGCGCCGCGGCGCGGCGCATCGGACGGGCCACGAGTGTGTCGGTGTTCGAGGATCTCGGTGTGCAGCAGGCCCCGAACTCGACCCTGTGCTCGTATCTCGACAAGCTGCTGTGGATCCTGACCGGCAACTTCGCCAAACCCGGTGGACAGCACTTGCATTCGACGTTCGCGCCGCTGTTCGGCAAGTCCGGTGTGGGGCGCACGCCGGTCACCGGCGCCCCTGTCATCGCCGGCCTGGTGCCCAGCAACGTGGTGCCCGAGGAGATCCTGACCGATCACCCGGACCGGTTCCGCGCGATGATCGTCGAGAGCAGCAACCCCGCACATTCGGTCGCCGACTCGGCCAGGGTGCGTGCGGCGCTGCAGGAGCTCGAACTGCTGGTGGTCATCGATGTCGCCATGACCGAGACCGCGCGGCTCGCCGACTACGTGCTGCCCGCCGCGACACAGTTCGAGAAGGCCGAGGCCACGTTCTTCAACCTGGAGTTCCCGCACAACACGTTTCATCTGCGGCACCGCTTGTTCGAACCACTGCAGGGCACGCTGCCCGAGCCCGAGATCTGGGCGCGGCTGGTACGCGCTCTCGGCGTGGTCGACGAGGCCGAGCTCCAGCCGTTGCGCAGGGCCGCCGAAGCGGGCCTGGCAGAGTTCACGGCGGCGTTCTTCACGGCTGTGGCGAGCAACCCGACGCTGTCGAAGGTGCTGCCCTTCGTGCTGTACGAAACGCTCGGTCCGGCGCTGCCCGACGGCATGGCCGGGGCGGCCGCGCTGTGGGGCCTGGCGCAGAAGACCGCGATGACCTACCCGGATGCCGTGCGCCGCGCCGGCCATGCCGACGGCAACGCGTTGTTCGAGGCCATCCTGGCCAATCCGGCCGGTGTGACGTTCACCGTGCACGAGTACGCCGAGGACTTCACCCTGATCGATCACCCGGACCACAAGATCGCGCTGGAGATCCCGGAGATGCTCGACGAGATCCGCGCATTGCGCAACCAGCAGGCACCTTTGACCAGCTCCGAATTCCCGATCGTGCTGTCGGCCGGGGAACGTCGCGCGTACACCGCCAACGACATCATCCGCGACCCGGCATGGCGCAGACGAGATCCCGACGGCGCCTTGCGCGTCAGCCCTCACGATGCCGAGGAGCTGGGGCTGGCCGACGGTGGACGGGCCCGCATCACCACCGCCGCAGGCACCGCGGTGGCGCGCGTGGAGATCTCCGACGCGATGCTGCCCGGGCATGCGTCGCTGCCGAACGGGCTGGGGCTCGATTACCGCGACGGTGATCGCGTGGTGGTACCGGGCGTGGCGCCCAATGCGCTCACTTCGACCGAGTGGCGCGACCCGTACGCGGGAACGCCGTGGCACAAGCACGTGCCCGCGCGTCTCGAAGCGGTGTGA
- a CDS encoding nitronate monooxygenase, which yields MHTALCDELGIEFPIFAFTHCRDVVVAVSKAGGFGVLGAVGYTPEQLEIELNWIDEHIGDHPYGVDIVIPNKYEGMDANMSADELKATLNSLVPQEHLDFAKKILADHGVPTDELEDNALQLLGWTEATATPQVEIALKHPKMTLIANALGTPPADMIKHIHDSGRKVAALCGSPSQARKHADAGVDIIIAQGGEAGGHSGEVGSIVLWPQVVKEVAPVPVLAAGGIGSGQQIAAALALGAQGAWTGSQWVMVEESENTPVQHAAYVKATSRDTVRSRSFTGKPARMLRNDWTEAWENPENPKPLGMPLQYMVSGMAVAATHKYPNESVDVAFNPIGQVVGQFTKVEKTSAVIERWVQEYLEATSTLNALNEAASV from the coding sequence ATGCACACCGCCCTCTGCGACGAGCTCGGCATCGAGTTCCCCATCTTTGCGTTCACCCACTGCCGCGACGTGGTCGTCGCGGTCAGCAAGGCGGGCGGGTTCGGCGTGCTCGGCGCCGTCGGGTACACCCCCGAACAGCTTGAGATCGAGCTCAACTGGATCGACGAGCACATCGGCGACCATCCGTACGGCGTCGACATCGTGATCCCCAACAAGTACGAGGGCATGGACGCCAACATGTCGGCCGACGAGCTGAAGGCGACACTCAACTCCCTCGTGCCCCAGGAACACCTCGACTTCGCCAAGAAGATCCTCGCCGATCACGGTGTGCCGACCGACGAGCTCGAGGACAACGCACTGCAGCTGCTGGGGTGGACCGAGGCGACCGCCACGCCGCAGGTCGAGATCGCGCTCAAGCACCCGAAGATGACGCTGATCGCCAATGCGCTCGGCACGCCGCCTGCCGACATGATCAAGCACATCCACGATTCGGGCCGGAAGGTCGCCGCACTGTGCGGTTCGCCGTCGCAGGCGCGTAAACACGCCGACGCGGGCGTGGACATCATCATCGCCCAGGGTGGCGAGGCCGGCGGTCACAGCGGCGAGGTGGGTTCGATCGTGTTGTGGCCGCAGGTGGTCAAGGAGGTCGCGCCCGTGCCGGTACTGGCCGCGGGCGGTATCGGCAGCGGCCAGCAGATCGCGGCCGCGCTGGCGCTCGGCGCGCAGGGCGCCTGGACCGGCTCACAGTGGGTCATGGTCGAGGAGTCGGAGAACACCCCGGTGCAGCACGCCGCCTACGTGAAGGCGACGAGCCGCGACACCGTGCGCAGCCGCTCGTTCACGGGCAAGCCGGCCCGCATGCTGCGCAACGACTGGACCGAGGCGTGGGAGAACCCCGAGAATCCCAAGCCGCTCGGCATGCCGCTGCAGTACATGGTGTCGGGCATGGCCGTGGCCGCCACCCACAAGTACCCCAACGAGTCCGTCGACGTCGCATTCAACCCGATCGGCCAGGTGGTGGGTCAGTTCACCAAGGTCGAGAAGACCTCGGCGGTGATCGAGCGCTGGGTGCAGGAGTACCTCGAGGCGACGAGCACGCTCAACGCCCTCAACGAGGCCGCCAGCGTGTAG
- a CDS encoding cytochrome P450 produces MSDSALHLPAGFDFTDPDIYAERLPVDELAELRRVAPIWWNAQPIGAGGFDDGGFWVVTKHKDVKEISLRSDVFSSLEKTALPRYPEGTVQDQIEQGRFVLLNMDAPHHTHLRKIISRAFTPRAVERLRDDLAERARAIVRAAAEEGSGDFVEQVACELPLQAIAGLMGVPQEDRRKLFDWSNQMVGNQDPEFVANDGASAAVELITYGMQLAAQRAAAPGDDLVTKLVQADVEGHKLSDDEFGFFVVLLAVAGNETTRNSITQGMMAFTDHRDQWELFKRERPVTTADEIVRWATPVTSFQRTALADTEVSGVRIKKGQRVVMFYRSANFDEDVFTDPYRFDILRDPNPHVGFGGTGAHYCIGANLARMTIDLIFNAIADEMPDLTPISEPVRLRSGWLNGIKHWQVDYRGDAAKHRAAQASSQADR; encoded by the coding sequence ATGAGCGATAGTGCCCTTCACCTGCCCGCGGGCTTCGACTTCACGGACCCCGACATCTATGCCGAGCGGTTACCGGTCGACGAACTCGCCGAACTGCGTCGCGTGGCTCCGATCTGGTGGAACGCCCAACCCATCGGCGCGGGCGGCTTCGACGACGGCGGCTTCTGGGTGGTCACCAAGCACAAGGACGTCAAGGAGATCTCGTTGCGCAGCGACGTCTTCTCCAGCCTGGAGAAGACCGCGCTGCCGCGTTATCCCGAAGGGACCGTTCAAGATCAGATCGAGCAGGGCAGGTTCGTGTTGCTCAACATGGACGCCCCGCATCACACCCATCTGCGCAAGATCATCTCCAGGGCCTTCACGCCGAGGGCCGTCGAACGGCTGCGTGACGACCTCGCCGAGCGTGCCCGCGCCATCGTGCGCGCCGCCGCGGAGGAGGGTTCGGGCGACTTCGTCGAACAGGTCGCGTGCGAGTTGCCGCTGCAGGCCATCGCGGGCCTGATGGGCGTGCCACAGGAGGACCGCCGGAAACTGTTCGACTGGTCGAATCAGATGGTGGGAAACCAGGATCCGGAGTTCGTGGCCAACGACGGCGCGAGTGCCGCGGTCGAGTTGATCACCTACGGCATGCAGTTGGCGGCCCAGCGCGCCGCCGCGCCGGGCGACGATCTGGTGACCAAGCTGGTGCAGGCCGACGTCGAAGGGCACAAACTCTCCGACGACGAGTTCGGGTTCTTCGTCGTCCTGCTCGCCGTGGCGGGTAACGAGACGACGCGCAACTCGATCACGCAGGGCATGATGGCGTTCACCGACCATCGCGACCAATGGGAACTGTTCAAACGTGAGCGCCCGGTCACCACGGCCGACGAGATCGTGCGCTGGGCGACGCCGGTGACGTCGTTCCAGCGCACCGCACTTGCCGACACCGAGGTGAGCGGGGTGCGGATCAAGAAGGGCCAGCGGGTGGTGATGTTCTACCGCTCAGCGAATTTCGACGAAGACGTCTTCACCGACCCGTACCGGTTCGACATCCTGCGCGACCCCAACCCACACGTCGGGTTCGGCGGCACCGGTGCGCACTACTGCATCGGCGCCAACCTGGCCCGCATGACGATCGACCTCATCTTCAACGCGATCGCCGACGAGATGCCCGACCTGACACCGATATCCGAACCGGTGCGGTTGCGATCGGGCTGGCTCAACGGCATCAAACACTGGCAGGTCGATTATCGCGGTGATGCTGCGAAACACCGCGCGGCGCAGGCGTCGTCGCAGGCAGATCGATGA
- a CDS encoding HAD family hydrolase, translating into MGPTLSPHESLAEIDDGPGGAAVGAFFDLDGTLVDGFTATAHAGHRIRRRQAAFGEVLGIIEASVRYRIGRMPFERLLVRAAGYLRGEALADLDVLGEELFENRISPRVYPHMRDVVRKHQDRGHTVVLSSSALTIHAEPVARHLGIDHVLCNHFETDEHGRLTGDIVKPVIWGARKAEVVQNFCVQNSVELRHSFFYADGAEDCALMHLVGHPRPVNPRPGLATAAAEHGWPVLSLARMPARRW; encoded by the coding sequence ATGGGACCAACCTTGTCGCCGCACGAATCCCTCGCGGAGATCGACGACGGTCCCGGCGGTGCCGCGGTGGGGGCGTTCTTCGACCTGGACGGCACCCTCGTCGACGGCTTCACCGCGACGGCCCACGCCGGTCACCGCATCCGCCGCAGGCAGGCCGCCTTCGGCGAAGTCCTCGGGATCATCGAGGCGTCGGTGCGCTACCGCATCGGCCGTATGCCCTTCGAACGGCTGCTCGTTCGTGCCGCCGGATATCTGCGGGGCGAGGCGCTGGCCGACCTCGACGTGCTGGGCGAGGAACTGTTCGAAAACCGCATATCGCCACGCGTCTATCCGCACATGCGCGACGTCGTGCGCAAGCATCAGGACCGCGGCCACACCGTGGTGCTGAGTTCCTCGGCGCTGACCATCCACGCCGAACCGGTCGCGCGGCATCTGGGTATCGACCACGTGCTGTGCAACCACTTCGAAACCGACGAGCACGGGCGGTTGACCGGGGACATCGTCAAACCGGTGATCTGGGGTGCGCGCAAAGCCGAAGTGGTGCAGAACTTCTGCGTCCAGAACTCGGTCGAGCTGCGACACAGTTTCTTCTACGCCGACGGCGCCGAGGACTGTGCGCTCATGCATCTGGTGGGCCACCCCCGCCCGGTCAACCCTCGCCCCGGCCTGGCGACGGCCGCGGCCGAACACGGCTGGCCGGTGCTGTCGCTCGCGCGGATGCCCGCGCGGCGCTGGTGA
- a CDS encoding TetR/AcrR family transcriptional regulator, which produces MASPRERMVRSAAVLIRERGAHPTAIADVLAHSGAPRGSAYHYFPGGRTQLLCEAIDYASDHVTARLDRATDTFALLDDMVVRFRDQLLASDFRAGCPVVAVAVEAGDPEKADSADAVRERAGAAFQRWIARITARLCDDGVPVERAEELATLITTSVEGAVLVARTTRDVKPLELVHRQLREQLTAATGKKDRP; this is translated from the coding sequence GTGGCCAGTCCCCGCGAACGCATGGTGCGGTCCGCAGCAGTCCTGATCCGTGAACGCGGCGCACATCCGACCGCGATCGCCGATGTGCTCGCCCACAGCGGCGCACCCCGCGGGTCGGCCTACCACTACTTTCCCGGCGGCCGTACGCAGTTACTTTGCGAGGCAATCGATTACGCGAGCGATCACGTCACGGCCCGGCTCGACCGGGCCACCGACACGTTCGCACTGCTCGACGACATGGTCGTCAGGTTCCGTGACCAGCTGCTCGCCAGCGACTTCCGCGCCGGATGCCCGGTCGTGGCGGTCGCGGTCGAGGCAGGCGACCCCGAGAAGGCCGACTCCGCCGACGCGGTGCGCGAACGCGCCGGCGCGGCGTTTCAGCGCTGGATCGCCCGCATCACCGCGCGCCTGTGCGACGACGGCGTGCCTGTCGAGCGCGCCGAGGAACTCGCGACGCTGATCACCACGTCCGTCGAGGGAGCCGTGCTGGTCGCGCGCACCACGCGCGACGTCAAGCCGCTCGAGCTCGTCCACCGCCAGCTGCGCGAACAACTCACCGCCGCGACCGGAAAGAAGGACCGCCCATGA
- a CDS encoding helix-turn-helix domain-containing protein, which produces MTSTVPGTSIGSLVRQWRQRRRISQLDLAIEADVSPRHVSFIETGRAQPSRAMVLRLAEALDVPRREQNQLLLAAGLAPVYAERSLDDPEMTAVRDGLMRVLDAYDPYPCVAVDREWNLLRANAGAGVMLDGVAPHLLERPNALRITLHPEGMAPRIRNLAEWRHHLISRLRREVAVSGSGGLAALLAEIESYPGGFATKHDLGGVAVPLELDTGRGEVLTFLSTVTTFGTALDLTAAELSVEAFLPADEQTAAALRG; this is translated from the coding sequence GTGACCAGCACCGTTCCCGGCACCTCGATCGGTTCGCTCGTGCGTCAGTGGCGGCAGCGACGGCGGATCAGCCAACTCGACCTCGCGATCGAGGCCGACGTGTCGCCGCGCCATGTCAGCTTCATCGAGACCGGACGCGCACAGCCCAGCCGCGCCATGGTCCTGCGTCTGGCCGAAGCGCTCGACGTGCCGCGCCGTGAGCAGAACCAATTGCTGCTCGCGGCAGGGCTTGCGCCCGTGTACGCCGAACGGTCGCTCGACGACCCCGAGATGACCGCGGTGCGCGACGGCCTCATGCGCGTGCTGGACGCGTATGACCCGTACCCCTGCGTGGCCGTGGATCGCGAGTGGAACCTGTTGCGCGCCAACGCCGGGGCCGGCGTCATGCTCGATGGGGTCGCGCCGCACCTGCTGGAGCGGCCCAACGCGCTGCGCATCACGCTGCACCCCGAGGGCATGGCGCCGCGGATCCGCAATCTCGCCGAATGGCGCCACCATCTGATCAGCCGGTTGCGCCGCGAGGTGGCGGTGAGCGGATCCGGCGGACTGGCCGCCCTCCTGGCCGAGATCGAGTCCTATCCCGGCGGATTCGCCACCAAGCACGATCTGGGCGGCGTCGCCGTGCCGTTGGAGTTGGACACCGGGCGCGGCGAGGTGCTGACGTTCTTGAGCACCGTGACGACGTTCGGCACGGCACTGGACCTGACCGCGGCCGAGCTGAGCGTCGAGGCGTTCCTGCCTGCCGACGAGCAGACCGCCGCGGCCCTGCGGGGATGA